A stretch of the Hydra vulgaris chromosome 09, alternate assembly HydraT2T_AEP genome encodes the following:
- the LOC136085463 gene encoding collagen alpha-2(IX) chain-like, translated as MFLTLLIHVLALCSTGLLLIFPGMKQDANYYGGYKNEYVEGEIGESGPMGYNGHPGYPGKPGLQGNSGMKGKKGDKGTDGIQGKPGLQGPPGLKGEIGAKGISKTTPPVRGLPGSNGEDGLPGKRGPMGPPGTYGPTGNKGDMGYPGLNGPKGKKGNTGAPGVDGKIGKKGLDGKKGEQGIAGIPGRPGIKGVSGSNGLSGPRGSDGIKGVDGIAGLPGTDGVPGIFGEKGLCGKKGERGITGKQGQTGPPGKHGIPGNVGPLGPMGVDGPQGEKGQDGNPGNRGLKGLMGDDGIIGKPGEDGKAGNFGAKGKKGFLGEQGKEGDQGADGEKGEPGIKGTPGLPGSNGKDGKPGNNGKDGYQGISGPAGLKGDVGINGTKGMQGKNGPLGEKGACGKPGQQGSE; from the exons atgtttttgaCTTTGCTTATACACGTGTTGGCTTTGTGTTCCACAggtttgcttttaatttttcctGGTATGAAACAAG atgcaaATTACTACGGCGGTTACAAAAATGAATACG ttgaaGGTGAAATTGGAGAATCGGGTCCAATGGGTTATAATGGACATCCAGGTTATCCTGGTAAACCGGGTTTGCAAGGAAATTCGGGGATGAAAGGTAAAAAGGGCGATAAGGGCACCGACGGAATTCAAGGAAAACCTGGTTTACAAGGACCACCTGGTTTAAAAGGGGAAATAGGAGCTAAAGGAATTTCAAAAACGACTCCACCAGTTCGTGGGTTACCAGGTTCAAATGGTGAAGATGGATTACCAGGAAAACGAGGGCCAATGGGTCCCCCAGGAACATATGGACCTACAGGTAACAAAGGGGATATGGGATATCCTGGATTAAACGGACCAAAGGGGAAAAAAGGAAACACAGGAGCGCCTGGAGTAGATGGTAAAATTGGCAAAAAAGGTCTTGATGGAAAAAAAGGAGAACAAGGCATTGCTGGAATACCAGGAAGACCTGGTATAAAAGGTGTATCAGGCAGCAATGGACTATCGGGTCCAAGAGGGTCAGATGGCATTAAAGGTGTTGATGGAATAGCAGGATTACCTGGAACTGATGGAGTTCCTGGCATTTTTGGAGAAAAAGGTCTTTGTGGTAAAAAAGGTGAACGTGGCATAACTGGTAAACAAGGACAAACTGGTCCACCTGGAAAGCATGGAATACCg ggAAATGTTGGACCACTTGGACCAATGGGTGTAGATGGACCTCAAGGAGAAAAAGGACAAGATGGTAATCCTGGTAATCGTGGGCTCAAAG gTCTAATGGGAGACGATGGTATCATTGGTAAACCAGGTGAAGACGGAAAAGCCGGTAACTTTGGAGCTAAAG gaaaaaaaggttttttgggTGAACAAGGAAAAGAAGGTGATCAAGGTGCGGATGGAGAAAAAGGAGAACCAGGTATTAAAGGTACTCCTGGTTTACCTGGATCTAACGGGAAAGATGGAAAACCTGGAAATAATGGAAAAGACGGGTACCAAGGAATTTCAGGACCAGCTGGTTTGAAAGGTGATGTAGGAATAAATGGAACTAAAGGGATGCAAGGAAAAAATGGTCCTTTAGGAGAAAAAGGAGCTTGTGGAAAACCTGGTCAACAAGGATcagagtaa
- the LOC100206255 gene encoding collagen alpha-1(XIII) chain isoform X2, which produces MKLLMYYNFFPRGLKGNQGVKGEMGNAGQQGLPGPEGPKGLKGKQGPQGLPGPKGEVGNPGIKGETGPQGATGDQGAQGGIGDQGPSGEKGAKGEKGKRGDTGKDGQTGTHGKQGKPGDNGLQGKSGNKGLKGPTGLQGDIGEQGLKGPSGPKGSSGNIGNQGEKGARGVQGFEGEKGSIGLKGHKGRRGNNGSPGKNGFQGENGDKGIKGYSGSPGAPGYPGLPGPEGLMGPNGPPGRDKFFSLQCIQIVETSSVASCPIDQVVAGCSCSCGKWSLINNKECRCKECTKSSYYDSNAIQITCCKGVDFNKYRNYYKEDLSDKITLDERAKDQTIIDFESNTAI; this is translated from the exons ATGAAGCTATTAAtgtattacaatttttttccaaGGGGATTAAAAGGTAATCAAGGTGTTAAAGGTGAAATGGGAAATGCTGGACAACAAGGTTTACCAGGACCAGAAGGCCCAAAGGGACTAAAAGGAAAACAGGGGCCTCAAG gTCTGCCTGGGCCAAAAGGAGAAGTCGGAAATCCCGGTATAAAAGGAGAAACAGGACCACAAGGTGCAACTGGTGATCAAGGCGCACAAGGTGGTATTGGTGATCAAGGACCTAGTGGAGAAAAAGGAGCTAAAGGTGAAAAAGGAAAAAGAG GGGATACTGGTAAAGATGGTCAAACTGGTACACATGGAAAACAAGGTAAGCCTGGAGATAATGGTTTACAAGGTAAATCTGGAAATAAAGGACTGAAAGGACCAACCGGTTTACAAGGAGATATTGGGGAACAAGGATTAAAAGGACCTTCTGGACCAAAAGGTTCTTCTGGTAATATAGGGAATCAAGGAGAAAAAGGTGCTCGAGGAGTCCAAGGGTTTGAAGGTGAAAAGGGATCTATTGGATTAAAAGGCCATAAAGGAAGAAGAGGAAACAATGGTTCTCCAggaaaaaatggttttcaagGAGAAAATGGTGATAAAGGAATTAAGGGTTACAGTGGATCTCCAGGAGCTCCAGGTTATCCTGGATTACCTGGACCTGAAG GACTAATGGGTCCAAATGGTCCTCCAGGGcgagataaatttttttctttgcaatgTATACAAATAGTTGAGACAAGCTCTGTAGCTTCATGTCCAATTGATCAAGTTGTAGCCGGTTGCTCGTGTAGTTGCGGAAAATGgtcattaataaataacaaagaaTGTCGTTGTAAAGAATGCACAAAG AGTTCCTACTATGACAGTAATGCGATTCAAATTACATGCTGTAAAGGagtagattttaataaatatagaaacTACTATAAAGAAGACTTAAGTGATAAAATAACTCTCGATGAACGTGCAAAAGATCAAACAATAATTGACTTTGAATCTAATACagcaatataa
- the LOC136085464 gene encoding uncharacterized protein LOC136085464, producing the protein MQASSIKMSEMLIQKVNLNGTSMDEILEKIKCEGNKQPIIIALGITGNISQSFVVIENEEEEVELIAVFDNAKVHFTIFKKKSQELDFFKIPKNTARRNKWAKIISQFRRKGGNDNFVIKDTTLVCELHFKNEDIQFLSNIGRKSLKKEAFPSIFEFKKQVDVQKRCSPKKRKFIENFDIKNVSRNEDNFKTNNRELLIDFEVEKVCLCCVELQNKIDLLEKEKHELKSQISILESKNQKIKNQLNQYKRKNGKNVKNHNSGLSENLHRLGNQAKTGPKTKLNTENQLFMFLVWLKNGFTILHTSWLFKISKSTTSRYLITWTNFLYFSLGSVPIWPSREQVNKFMPESFKMTFPSTRCIIDCTELFCQKTSSLRHQSSLFSSYKHHVTYKGLLGISPSGAITFISQLYDGAISDKEIVVRSGFLKKELWNKNDSVMADREFTISDHLNLINIKLNISSFLNGQLQLSKEDATESQTIASLRIHVERAIRRIKVFR; encoded by the exons ATGCAAGCAAGTTCTATTAAAATGAGTGAAATGttaattcaaaaagttaattta aATGGAACTTCAATGGATGAAATTCTTGAGAAAATTAAATGTGAGGGAAATAAGCAACCAATAATTATTGCACTGGGTATAACTGGCAACATTAGCCAATCGTTTGTCGTTATAGAAAACGAA GAGGAGGAAGTGGAGCTTATTGCTGTATTCGACAATGCAAAAGTTCATTTTacgattttcaaaaaaaaaagtcaggaattggatttttttaaaatacccaAGAATACTGCTCGTCGAAATAAGTgggcaaaaattatttctcaatTTAGAAGAAAAGGTGGtaatgataattttgttattaaggACACGACTCTAGTATGCGagcttcattttaaaaatgaagacaTTCAATTTTTATCCAATATTGgtagaaaatctttaaaaaaagaagcatttccatctatttttgaatttaaaaaacaagttgatgTACAAAAGCGATGTTcgcctaaaaaaagaaaatttatcgaaaactttgatattaaaaacgtttctagaaatgaagacaattttaaaactaacaatAGAGAACTACTAATTGATTTTGAGGTTGAGAAAGTTTGCTTATGTTGTGTTGaactacaaaacaaaattgatctactggaaaaagaaaaacacgAGTTGAAATCTCAAATAAGCATTTTAGaatctaaaaatcaaaaaataaaaaatcaactgaatcaatataaaa gaaaaaatggtaaaaatgttaaaaaccaCAACTCAGGATTATCTGAAAATTTGCACAGGTTAGGTAATCAGGCAAAAACTGgtccaaaaacaaaattaaacacagaaaatcagttatttatgtttttagtgtGGCTAAAAAATGGATTTACAATTTTGCACACATCttggttatttaaaatttcaaaatcaacaaCATCTCGTTATTTAATAACATGGACAAACtttctatatttttctttgGGAAGTGTACCTATTTGGCCTTCACGCGAACAAGTTAATAAGTTTATGCCAGAAAGCTTTAAGATGACATTTCCATCAACAAGATGCATTATTGATTGTACTGAACTGTTTTGTCAGAAAACTTCATCACTGAGACACCAGAGTTCTTTATTCTCTAGTTATAAACATCATGTAACTTACAAAGGGTTGTTAGGTATTTCTCCTTCAGGAGCAATAACTTTTATAAGTCAACTTTATGATGGAGCTATTTCTGACAAAGAAATTGTTGTAAGATCAGGTTTCCTTAAAAAAGAACTCTGGAACAAAAATGATTCAGTTATGGCTGATCGTGAGTTTACCATTTCAGACCATTTAAACTTaatcaatattaaattaaatatatcatcttttttaaatggaCAACTACAGCTAAGTAAAGAAGATGCTACAGAAAGTCAAACCATTGCATCATTGAGAATTCATGTAGAACGTGCTATTCGTAGAATTAAAGTATTTCGCTAA